A genomic region of Prionailurus bengalensis isolate Pbe53 chromosome D1, Fcat_Pben_1.1_paternal_pri, whole genome shotgun sequence contains the following coding sequences:
- the LOC122484242 gene encoding olfactory receptor 51I2-like translates to MLPSQTYVNISFFQPHAFLMIGIPGHEAVHGWISIPFSSMYTMALTGNFLILLAVRKTPSLHQPMYYFLSMLALTDVGLTLSTLPTTLGVLWFGHRLIGFNACLVQMFFLHSFSVVESSVLLAMSFDRFVAILNPLRYATVLTNNVIIRIGMAIVARAALSLFPVPFLLKRLNFCPNKILLSHSFCFHPDVMTRACADITINIFYGLYVVLSTGGIDSLLIILSYILILHTILGLASPRERIRAFNTCVSHILAVFVFFIPGITMSMIHRFGRHLSPIAHALVAYVYLVVPPVLNPIIYSVKSKPIREAMLRILKRKGQD, encoded by the coding sequence ATGCTCCCTTCCCAGACCTATGTCAACATCTCCTTCTTCCAGCCACATGCCTTCCTGATGATTGGCATCCCAGGGCATGAGGCTGTTCATGGATGGATCTCTATCCCCTTCTCCTCCATGTACACTATGGCCCTCACTGGAAACTTCCTGATCCTCTTGGCTGTGAGGAAGACTCCCAGCCTGCACCAGCCCATGTACTACTTCTTGTCCATGCTGGCCCTCACCGACGTGGGCCTCACCCTGTCCACACTGCCCACCACCTTGGGTGTGCTCTGGTTTGGCCACAGGCTCATAGGCTTCAATGCCTGCCTGGTCCAGATGttcttcctccattccttctcTGTGGTGGAGTCGTCGGTGCTCCTGGCCATGTCATTTGACCGCTTTGTGGCCATCTTGAACCCTCTTCGCTATGCAACTGTCCTCACCAATAATGTCATCATCAGGATTGGGATGGCCATTGTGGCCCGTgctgccctgtctctcttcccagtGCCTTTCCTGCTTAAACGCTTGAACTTCTGCCCTAACAAAATCCTTTTGTCCCACTCATTCTGTTTTCATCCTGATGTGATGACAAGAGCCTGTGCTGACATCACCATAAACATCTTCTATGGGCTCTATGTGGTATTGTCCACTGGAGGCATAGACTCTCTGCTCATCATCCTATCCTATATTCTCATCCTACACACAATCCTGGGACTGGCATCTCCCAGGGAGCGCATCCGAGCCTTCAACACCTGTGTTTCCCATATCCTggctgtctttgtctttttcattccagGCATTACCATGTCCATGATCCACCGTTTTGGGAGGCACTTGTCCCCCATTGCACATGCCCTGGTTGCCTATGTATACCTGGTGGTACCCCCTGTGCTCAACCCCATCATCTACAGTGTGAAATCCAAGCCCATCAGGGAAGCCATGCTTAGGATTCTAAAGAGAAAAGGCCAAGACTGA
- the LOC122483421 gene encoding olfactory receptor 51I2-like, with product MSPNIRAGIFSNHFVLSYFSAQTEEVTSSGDFNCFPKMLPSQTYVNISFFQPHAFLMIGIPGHEAVHGWISIPFSSMYTMALTGNFLILLAVRKTPSLHQPMYYFLSMLALTDVGLTLSTLPTTLGVLWFDHRLIGFNACLVQMFFLHSFSVVESSVLLAMSFDRFVAISNPLRYATVLTNNVIIRIGIAIVARATVSLFPGPFLLKRLNFCPGKILLSHSFCFHADVMKRACADITVNILYGLYVVLSTVGVDSLLIFLSYTLILRTVMGLASPRERVRALNTCVSHILAVLIFYIPVIGVSMIHRFGRHLPHIVHALIAYVYLVVPPVLNPIIYSVKSKPIREAMLRLLREKRQG from the coding sequence ATGTCACCTAATATCAGAGCTGGTATATTTTCCAATCATTTTgtcttgtcttatttttctgcCCAGACTGAAGAGGTCACATCTTCTGGAGACTTCAACTGCTTCCCAAAGATGCTCCCTTCCCAGACCTATGTCAACATCTCCTTCTTCCAGCCACATGCCTTCCTGATGATTGGCATCCCAGGGCATGAGGCTGTTCATGGATGGATCTCTATCCCCTTCTCCTCCATGTACACTATGGCCCTCACTGGAAACTTCCTGATCCTCTTGGCTGTGAGGAAGACTCCCAGCCTGCACCAGCCCATGTACTACTTCTTGTCCATGCTGGCCCTCACCGACGTGGGCCTCACCCTGTCCACACTGCCCACCACCTTGGGTGTGCTCTGGTTTGACCACAGGCTCATAGGCTTCAATGCCTGCCTGGTCCAGATGttcttcctccattccttctcTGTGGTGGAGTCGTCGGTGCTCCTGGCCATGTCATTTGACCGCTTTGTGGCCATCTCGAACCCTCTTCGCTATGCAACTGTCCTCACCAATAATGTCATCATCAGGATTGGGATCGCCATTGTTGCTCGGGCCACTGTATCCCTCTTTCCAGGGCCCTTCTTACTGAAGCGACTGAACTTTTGTCCTGGCAAGATTCTCCTGTCCCACTCCTTCTGTTTCCATGCAGATGTCATGAAACGGGCCTGTGCTGACATTACTGTCAACATCCTCTATGGGCTCTATGTAGTTTTATCCACAGTGGGTGTAGattctttgcttattttcctGTCCTATACCCTTATTCTTCGTACAGTGATGGGTCTGGCCTCTCCCAGGGAGCGTGTCCGGGCCCTCAACACATGCGTTTCTCATATATTAGCTGTTCTGATTTTCTACATCCCAGTCATAGGAGTGTCAATGATTCACCGTTTTGGCAGGCACCTGCCTCACATTGTACATGCTCTTATTGCCTATGTGTACCTGGTGGTGCCCCCTGTGCTCAACCCCATTATTTACAGTGTGAAATCCAAGCCCATCAGGGAGGCCATGCTCAGATTACTGAGAGAGAAGAGGCAAGGCTGA